The Pontibacter pudoricolor genome contains a region encoding:
- a CDS encoding FeoB-associated Cys-rich membrane protein → MVQQIIILVLFAVAVAYIARMLYRTFSSKAEGCAKSCGACGGIDFKKIEQEMEKRKRAALPNV, encoded by the coding sequence ATGGTACAGCAAATCATCATTCTCGTACTCTTTGCAGTGGCGGTAGCGTATATCGCCCGTATGTTGTACCGCACCTTCAGCAGCAAAGCCGAAGGCTGCGCCAAAAGCTGTGGTGCCTGTGGCGGCATCGACTTTAAAAAGATAGAGCAGGAGATGGAGAAACGAAAGCGGGCTGCTTTGCCCAACGTTTAA
- a CDS encoding inositol monophosphatase family protein has translation MDLQQLCQRVIEIARHAGDFIKQEAENFDRSKIELKGFNNLVSYVDKQAEAQLVDDLREALPEAGFITEEETATERGETYNWIIDPLDGTTNFTHGLHHFAVSIGLMEGDEVVLGVIYNPMHNECFYATKGNGAYLNDKQIKVSDAPGLKDSLIATGFPYYDFDLTQQYLQVLGAFMATSHGVRRIGSAALDQAYVAAGRFEGFFEYNLNAWDVAAGVVIVQEAGGELSKFTDGGDYIFGREIVASNGNIHKEMLKTIALHWKQALS, from the coding sequence ATGGATCTGCAGCAACTTTGCCAACGTGTAATTGAAATAGCCCGCCACGCCGGAGACTTTATAAAGCAGGAAGCCGAAAACTTTGACCGCTCTAAGATAGAGCTGAAAGGCTTCAACAACCTGGTGTCGTATGTGGATAAACAGGCCGAAGCACAACTGGTAGACGACCTGCGCGAAGCGTTGCCCGAAGCAGGCTTTATAACCGAAGAAGAAACGGCAACGGAACGGGGCGAAACCTATAACTGGATCATCGATCCGTTGGATGGCACTACTAACTTTACGCATGGCCTGCACCATTTTGCGGTAAGCATTGGCTTAATGGAAGGCGACGAGGTAGTGCTGGGCGTGATCTATAACCCGATGCACAACGAGTGCTTTTACGCCACCAAAGGCAATGGTGCTTACCTGAACGACAAGCAGATCAAAGTCTCGGATGCGCCAGGGTTGAAAGACTCTTTGATAGCAACCGGCTTCCCGTACTACGATTTTGACCTGACCCAGCAATATCTGCAGGTACTGGGCGCTTTTATGGCTACCTCGCATGGGGTTCGCCGCATTGGCTCTGCCGCCCTGGATCAGGCATACGTAGCTGCCGGCCGGTTTGAAGGCTTTTTTGAGTATAACCTGAATGCCTGGGACGTAGCTGCCGGAGTAGTTATAGTTCAGGAAGCAGGCGGTGAGCTTTCTAAATTTACGGATGGCGGCGATTATATTTTCGGGCGCGAAATTGTGGCCAGCAACGGCAACATCCATAAAGAAATGCTTAAAACGATTGCTTTGCACTGGAAACAGGCGCTTTCCTAA
- the lnt gene encoding apolipoprotein N-acyltransferase, which yields MNSSLLYRVVNSPYIVPLLALLTGLLLWLGWPTKPMAFFLFFGFVPLLYMEKTIVESGKHKSPGFTFFKWSYVAMVLWNAFTTWWVSHSTLPGGIAAVLFNAALMCIPLIAFYFTRKYLGNTIGYISFVVYWVAFEQFHLNWDLSWPWLTLGNGFATLNTWVQWYEYTGFLGGSVWVLLVNVLIFLVIKNYPQERVELKKLWLPLVLIVVPIVISFAILATYEEKGTPTEVVVVQPNIDPYREKFSGHENFIPYEEQQQRLISLSEQKITPETKFVVWPETALRQDQGYWEEQLHNYQSIQELKDFVNRHPQTELVTGLDSYTFYGDNKDASPTIRHLEGFGYYDSFNSGMHINRNGEIDIYHKSKLVPGVEKLPYPEVFKFLGPLAIDLGGTVGSQGSQDTRDVFYHAQDSTFSAAPVICYESIYGEYVAEYVRNGANLIFVITNDGWWSDSPGYKQHLQYATLRAIETRRSVARAANTGISGFINQKGEITDRSEWWVQDVLSQTILANTELTFYTRHGEYIGHTSLWLALLLFAGAIIGAVINRNKQKPEAKVATRA from the coding sequence GTGAATTCGTCATTGTTGTACAGGGTAGTAAATAGCCCTTATATAGTTCCGCTCCTGGCCCTGCTTACCGGGCTTTTACTCTGGCTGGGCTGGCCAACCAAACCAATGGCTTTTTTCCTGTTCTTCGGGTTTGTGCCGTTGCTGTACATGGAGAAAACTATAGTTGAGAGCGGGAAGCACAAGTCGCCGGGCTTTACGTTCTTTAAGTGGTCGTATGTGGCAATGGTGCTGTGGAATGCCTTTACTACCTGGTGGGTTTCGCACTCTACCTTGCCAGGCGGTATAGCAGCGGTGTTGTTTAATGCAGCCCTGATGTGTATCCCGTTGATAGCCTTTTACTTTACCCGCAAATACCTGGGCAACACTATCGGCTATATCTCTTTTGTAGTTTACTGGGTAGCTTTTGAGCAGTTCCACCTGAACTGGGACCTTTCGTGGCCGTGGCTTACGCTGGGCAATGGCTTTGCCACACTTAATACCTGGGTGCAGTGGTACGAGTATACCGGCTTTTTAGGGGGCTCGGTGTGGGTGCTGCTCGTAAATGTGCTTATCTTTTTGGTGATAAAAAATTACCCGCAGGAGCGTGTGGAGCTTAAAAAACTATGGTTGCCACTTGTGCTTATAGTTGTGCCTATAGTTATCTCATTTGCTATCCTGGCTACTTATGAGGAAAAAGGCACGCCTACTGAAGTAGTGGTAGTACAGCCAAACATCGACCCCTACCGCGAGAAATTCTCGGGCCATGAGAACTTTATCCCGTACGAAGAACAGCAGCAACGCCTGATCAGCTTATCAGAACAAAAAATCACTCCCGAAACCAAGTTTGTAGTATGGCCGGAAACGGCGCTGCGCCAGGACCAGGGCTATTGGGAAGAGCAACTCCATAATTACCAATCTATACAGGAGCTAAAAGATTTCGTGAACCGCCATCCGCAAACGGAACTGGTTACCGGACTCGACAGCTACACTTTTTACGGCGACAACAAAGATGCCAGCCCAACCATCCGCCACCTGGAAGGCTTCGGCTATTACGACTCCTTTAACTCGGGCATGCACATCAACCGCAACGGCGAGATCGACATTTACCATAAATCGAAGCTGGTGCCAGGCGTAGAAAAGCTGCCTTACCCGGAGGTGTTTAAATTTTTAGGGCCGCTGGCGATAGATTTAGGCGGCACCGTAGGTAGCCAGGGCAGCCAGGACACACGCGATGTGTTCTACCACGCTCAGGACAGCACCTTCAGCGCCGCGCCGGTTATCTGCTACGAATCTATTTATGGCGAGTATGTGGCCGAGTATGTACGCAACGGAGCTAACCTGATATTTGTGATCACCAACGATGGCTGGTGGAGCGACTCGCCGGGTTACAAGCAACACCTGCAGTATGCCACACTCCGCGCTATTGAAACACGCCGCAGCGTAGCCCGTGCAGCCAACACCGGTATTTCAGGCTTTATTAACCAGAAAGGCGAGATAACCGACCGCTCTGAATGGTGGGTGCAGGATGTATTATCGCAAACTATACTGGCTAACACCGAACTGACCTTTTACACCCGCCACGGCGAGTACATTGGCCACACAAGTTTATGGCTGGCACTGCTGCTTTTTGCAGGTGCTATAATTGGCGCTGTCATCAACAGAAACAAACAAAAGCCCGAGGCAAAAGTAGCAACCCGCGCTTAA